The Silene latifolia isolate original U9 population chromosome Y, ASM4854445v1, whole genome shotgun sequence sequence ATGCAAGCTGGCCAGAAATTAAAGAGCAACTTGGACTTGGAGAAGAAGCTCAAAATCGGCATGATATTGTAGTAAGGGTTTTTCATGCTAAGTTAATAGCTCTAAATAAACAGATAATGGAGAAACATATATTTGGAGAAGTTGAAACTTTCATTTATGCGGTTGAATTCCAGAAGAGGGGGCTCCCACACGAGCACATGTTGCTCATCCTAAAGCCAGCCTACAAGCTTAACTCACCTGATACTTTCGATAAATTTGTATCAGCTGAAATACCTAATTCAGGAAATCCAACCTTACGTGCATTAGTGTTGAAACATATGATGCATGGGCCTTGTGGTAACTTCAATCCTGAATATCAATGCATGAAGAAAAAAAACAGTATGGGTCGGTGTAAATACAACTACCCAAAGAGCTTCAAAAATGAGACGACGACCAATTTATATAGCTATCCAGAATATAGAAGACGATATGATGGACAAACTGCAGTTGTTCGTAAGGAAAAATTGGACAACAGGTGGGTTATACCATATAACCCATATTTATTATCAATGTTCGACTGTTATTTGAATGTGGAAGTCTGCTCAACAATTATAGCTGTTAAATATTTATACAAATATGTATACAAAGGGCATGATAAAATCTCTTTCAATATTGTGCGAAGCAGCGACCCCAAACCTGTTGATGAAATTGAGCAATATCAATCTGGTAGATGGGTTTCACCATGCGAAGCAATGTGGCGTATTTATGGATTCTATTTGTTTGAAACACAACCACCTGTTTTTGTGTTGCCTGTGCATTTGCAAAATATGCAGTCATTGCCCTTGAACACGGAGGAGAATTTAGAAACAGTTCTTGCCAATGAGAAACGTGCTCGAACTCCTCTTACAGAGTTTTTTGCAGAAAATTCAAAGGAAGGTGCTAAACAATTGACATATGGTAACTTTACAAAGAAATTTAGGTGGGATAAGGGACAGAAAAGGTGGTTCAAGAGGAGAACAAAACTTGTGGTCATTGGCAGGATTGTTTTTGTTTCACCTTCAGAAGGGGAACGTTACTTTCTCAGAATACTACTTCACGTACACGGACCTAAGTCTTTTGAAGATTTGTGCACTGTTAATGGACATACATACACAACATTTCAAGAGGCTGCCTTGCAACGTCACTTAATTGAAGAAGACAACACAGTTGATATGTGTTTAACCGAAGCATGTACAGTTCAGATGCCTTGTGCCTTGAGACAT is a genomic window containing:
- the LOC141628450 gene encoding uncharacterized protein LOC141628450, which produces MTCNASWPEIKEQLGLGEEAQNRHDIVVRVFHAKLIALNKQIMEKHIFGEVETFIYAVEFQKRGLPHEHMLLILKPAYKLNSPDTFDKFVSAEIPNSGNPTLRALVLKHMMHGPCGNFNPEYQCMKKKNSMGRCKYNYPKSFKNETTTNLYSYPEYRRRYDGQTAVVRKEKLDNRWVIPYNPYLLSMFDCYLNVEVCSTIIAVKYLYKYVYKGHDKISFNIVRSSDPKPVDEIEQYQSGRWVSPCEAMWRIYGFYLFETQPPVFVLPVHLQNMQSLPLNTEENLETVLANEKRARTPLTEFFAENSKEGAKQLTYGNFTKKFRWDKGQKRWFKRRTKLVVIGRIVFVSPSEGERYFLRILLHVHGPKSFEDLCTVNGHTYTTFQEAALQRHLIEEDNTVDMCLTEACTVQMPCALRHLFAVLLIFCQPKDPADLWTKYYPHFSRDFQHKFPNQPNKVSHLTASSVENSLEGMGKSLKSFNLEHLVAFEDDEIRRTKDIIDALDSPIPQECIDCCYMLNAKQKEAFDTIVTHVKEGKLGAFFIDGPGGTGKTSPYNALYAEVRLMGKIVLPTATSGIAAANIPSGRTTHSRFKLPLDTDGSLTCDVPKQSSLAALIRETSLIIWDEASMAKKANVEALDLLLRDLCNPELVFGGKIIVFGGDF